The Comamonas testosteroni genome contains the following window.
AGAATCAGAATTGCGCGGAAGTCGTTGACATTGGTGTGGGTGGGGCCGGTGATCACCAGATCGCCCAGGGCCGAGAAATAGCCATAGGCATCGTTGCGATCCAGGTGATCGCTGATGCGCAGATTCAGCTCTGCCGCGCGCCTGAGCGTGCAGGGCGAGACACGGGCTCCCGCGTTGTCCTCGACACCGTCGATGCCGTCGGTGTCCGCGGCCAGCGCCCAGACCTTTTCCTGACCCTGCAGGGCCTGGGCCAGACCCAGGCAGAACTCGCCGGCACGCCCGCCGCGCCCCTTGGCGGCACCGGGTTGACGCGGACGAATAGTCACCGTGGTTTCGCCACCCGAGAGAATCAAGCAGGGTTTGGCAAAAGGCTGGTCATGCCTGGCCACGGCACGCGCCAGCGCTGCATGGACCTTGCCCACCTCGCGCGATTCGCCCTCCATCTCGTCGGACAGCACGTGCACGGCAATGCCGGCCGCGCGGGCGGCGGCGGCCGCCGCTTCCAGCGACTGCTGAGGCGTGGCGATCAGATGTACCTCATGGCCTTCAAAGCGGGCATCGCCGGGCTTGGGCGTCTCCAGCTCGCCGGCTTGCAGCGCAGCACGCACGGAATCGGGAATGCCGATCTGGTAGCGGTCCAGGATGGCCAGTGCGTCGGCACAGGTCGAAGCATCCGGCACCGTGGGTCCGCTGGCGATCACCGAAGGATCGTCGCCGGGCACATCGCTGATAGTCAGCGTCACCACCTTGGCGGGATGGCAGGCGGCAGCCAGACGACCGCCCTTGATGCGCGAGAGATGCTTGCGCACGCAGTTCATCTCGCCAATCGCCGCGCCGCTCTCCAGCAGCGCCTTGTTGATGCGCTGCTTCTCGGCCAGGTCAATGCCTTCGGCGGGCAGCGTCAGCAGGGAGGAGCCGCCGCCGGAGATCAGGCAGATCACCAGATCGTCGGCCGTCAGCCCCTCGGTCAGCGCCAGGATGCGCTCGGCTGCAGCCAGACCGGCCGCGTCCGGCACGGGGTGGGCGGCTTCCACCACCTCCAGGCGCTGGGCCAGCCCTTCGGGGCGTGGGGGAATATGCGCATAGCGGGTCACGACCAGGCCCGACAGCGGGGCATCCTGGGGCCACAGAGCCTCCAGCGCCTGCGCCATGGAGCCGCCGGCCTTGCCGGCGCCCAGCACCAGCGTGCGGCCCTTGGGCGGCTTGGGCAGATGACGCGCCAGACCCTCGATGGGCAGGGCATTGCGCACCGCCACGTCATACAGATGACGCAGAAAGCCAGCCGGGTCTTGCTGGGGAACAGGCGTTGCCGCGGCCTGCGCGCGCGAGGATGTATTCTGTGCTTGCATAGCTGCGCATTGTGCATTCGGGCTTTTTTGCCTTACAGAGGGCCCCAAGTCACAACACTGCTGATCTTTGCAGCACCAATGATGCAAGCCCTTGCGCCCATTGGGTTTGCGCGCTTGCGCACAGCTTTCTGCGCCTGAACATCGATACAAACACCATGTTTGGTGAACAGAAACTGTATACAAAACTTGTCTTCAACCGCTATGATGGATTTATGGAAACTTCCACCACCAGTTTCATTGTCGAAAGCCTGACCAAGGCCATCGTCGAGCATCGCCTGATGCCCGGCACCAAGCTGGCCGAGCAAAAGCTGGCCGACCACTTTGGAGTTTCCCGCACCCTGGTGCGCCAGGCCCTGTTCCAGCTTTCGCAAAACCGTCTCATCCGGCTCGAGCCCGCCCGCGGCGCCTTTGTGGCAACGCCTTCGGTGGACGAGGCACGCCAGGTGTTTGCCGTGCGCCGCATGCTTGAGGCCGAAATGGTGCGCAGCTTTGTCAAGCAAAGCAGCGCCGCCAAGATTCGCGCCCTCAAGCAGCATGTGGCTGCCGAGAAAAAGGCCATGGAAGCCAATGACGTGGGCCAGCGCACCGAGCTGCTGGGCGACTTCCACGTGCGCATGGCCGAACTCATGGGCAACGAAGTGCTGGCACAGCTGCTGGGCGAGCTGATTTCCCGCTGCGCATTGATCACCCTGATGTACCAGTCTGCATCGGCGGCCGAGCATTCGCACGAAGAACATGCCGACATCGTGACCGCCCTGGCTGCGGGCGATGCCGAACATGCGGTGCAGCTGATGCAGCTGCACCTGGACCACGTGGAAGCAGGCCTGACCTTCGACCGCGATTTGCCAACGAACGATTTGTCGATGGCACTTTCATCCGTATCCCTATGACTTACGATTCCACCGCCTCCTATCCACGCGACCTGATTGGCTACGGCCGCAACACGCCCCATCCCGAATGGCCCGGCAAAGCCCGCGTGGCCGTTCAGTTTGTGCTGAACTACGAAGAAGGCGGTGAGAACCATATCCTGCATGGCGACCCGGGCAGCGAGCAGTTTCTGTCGGAGATGTTCAATCCCGCCAGCTACCCGGCCCGTCACATGAGCATGGACGGCATCTATGAATACGGCTCGCGCGCCGGCGTCTGGCGCATTCTCAAGGAGTTCGAGAAGCGCGGTCTGCCGCTAACCGTGTTCGGCGTGGCCACGGCGCTGCAAAAGCATCGCGAGCTGGCCCAGGCCTTTGACGAACTCGGTCACGAAGTGGCCTGCCACGGCCTGAAGTGGATTCACTACCAGAACGTGCCCGAGGAGATCGAGCGCGCCCACATGCAGCAATGCGTGGACATCTTTGAAGAGCTGTACGGCACGGGCGGCGACCACGGCCTGGGCTGGTACACCGGCCGCGACAGCCCCAACAGCCACCGCCTGGTGGCCGATGCCGGCCGCTTCAGCTACGACAGCGATTACTACGGCGACGACCTGCCCTTCTGGATGAAG
Protein-coding sequences here:
- a CDS encoding glycerate kinase type-2 family protein, which produces MQAQNTSSRAQAAATPVPQQDPAGFLRHLYDVAVRNALPIEGLARHLPKPPKGRTLVLGAGKAGGSMAQALEALWPQDAPLSGLVVTRYAHIPPRPEGLAQRLEVVEAAHPVPDAAGLAAAERILALTEGLTADDLVICLISGGGSSLLTLPAEGIDLAEKQRINKALLESGAAIGEMNCVRKHLSRIKGGRLAAACHPAKVVTLTISDVPGDDPSVIASGPTVPDASTCADALAILDRYQIGIPDSVRAALQAGELETPKPGDARFEGHEVHLIATPQQSLEAAAAAARAAGIAVHVLSDEMEGESREVGKVHAALARAVARHDQPFAKPCLILSGGETTVTIRPRQPGAAKGRGGRAGEFCLGLAQALQGQEKVWALAADTDGIDGVEDNAGARVSPCTLRRAAELNLRISDHLDRNDAYGYFSALGDLVITGPTHTNVNDFRAILIL
- a CDS encoding GntR family transcriptional regulator gives rise to the protein METSTTSFIVESLTKAIVEHRLMPGTKLAEQKLADHFGVSRTLVRQALFQLSQNRLIRLEPARGAFVATPSVDEARQVFAVRRMLEAEMVRSFVKQSSAAKIRALKQHVAAEKKAMEANDVGQRTELLGDFHVRMAELMGNEVLAQLLGELISRCALITLMYQSASAAEHSHEEHADIVTALAAGDAEHAVQLMQLHLDHVEAGLTFDRDLPTNDLSMALSSVSL
- the puuE gene encoding allantoinase PuuE, translated to MTYDSTASYPRDLIGYGRNTPHPEWPGKARVAVQFVLNYEEGGENHILHGDPGSEQFLSEMFNPASYPARHMSMDGIYEYGSRAGVWRILKEFEKRGLPLTVFGVATALQKHRELAQAFDELGHEVACHGLKWIHYQNVPEEIERAHMQQCVDIFEELYGTGGDHGLGWYTGRDSPNSHRLVADAGRFSYDSDYYGDDLPFWMKVAKSDGTTHKQLIVPYTLDVNDMRFALPQGYSHADPFFQYMKDTFDVLYAEGNASGDNAPKMMSIGMHCRLLGRPGRITALQRFLDHIQKHDNVWVCRRIDLARHWAERFPCKD